A single Acropora palmata chromosome 5, jaAcrPala1.3, whole genome shotgun sequence DNA region contains:
- the LOC141880720 gene encoding uncharacterized protein LOC141880720 isoform X1: MDFSEIHEDELGSLGVDFGSYLPMDRVPGKKHGMRGPAPPFRHHGPHPFPPFGPGGPHGPRMPPGGPMPRPHGHMMMGHPGPHPRGPPGPMMRGHMPGPHGPPGPMGMPPGHMRPRMPMGEPDGPHMWGDRGRGRRPGKPVPQRQHSKEGPKESKAPVGDKAKQENSSKNEAESPSPAAKKPRKSEDELEEVDEEYLLKSDGEEEGANNVDLDAVSIHGDEELDDIDKEIKSLSEGSAENSKKTPQKAEGKKEPVSASKEVKLKNDSDSEDEEKKNRQRFKSERPKEQQHKIDKFENKRDFRKQDDRNWNKRDMGRGRGRGGPMMGPPPPDMMRPGMRPPFPPRGPDPFMHGPRPGMGPSPDHGPGFGPRPRFPMGPNGPHPGPMPGPPDGHMPGPPRPPQGKNIHINPHFRPPPGGRGMPDGPPPMRGPHPGLPRPEMPGPRMPGPQQGPPRPEGAFPPGPGAGDFGPRGPPPVRGPQSEHGPRPGMGPDSGPRTMGPGGSGPMSGPGQAQGPRPGSVHFPEGEMRPQHGMGPGPHQNQHPQSRGAPQGTPNMMSSHGPMRGPPPVGPAGGSHGSTPGGPSPLPGQQHPGMPQRGTTPGMPSPAGPSGGSMHSGNIHPGMRPPGMHTNPDVSMSEPERIVIGHRVTVPNMDAANAAMRAGAAPPGYNALGAAAAAAAAAQGVNLAAAAAAARQQFPYSAQFPYDYAAMYGAEWQQLMQQQRAPGYAAAFGLDKHAKSHKSKKHRRRYSADSAESDFSSASRSPSRSPSRSYSRSPARSWTRSRSVSLSRSRSRSSSRSRSFSRSVSPRTPQPRSPIRTTKPASYPRRNTESRRERERSDRARERERDRPRERPDRNQDAHRNRDRSEREKPRERERERREQRESRETRHERPRERERDRERPERDKPKERERERTREKDKSKDGHRRSRSRDRASHRREGRESRHSENSSSKRIVVGPSESKTKPSSATPDSKSNRVVVTKASSSGKPSNRVVIGSLPEDITPTRLKELLQGIGPIQQLKMSTTKHKALVTFEKNDHALACRRKFHRTVVDDSQVTVDFL; this comes from the exons ATGGATTTTTCAGAAATACACGAAG aTGAACTAGGAAGTCTTGGAGTTGACTTTG GTTCGTATTTACCAATGGATAGAGTACCAGGCAAAA AACATGGAATGCGTGGTCCTGCACCACCATTCAGACATCATGGACCACATCCTTTTCCTCCATTTGGTCCTGGTGGACCACATGGGCCTCGTATGCCACCAGGGGGGCCTATGCCTAGACCCCATGGTCATATGATGATGGGTCACCCTGGACCCCATCCACGTGGTCCTCCAGGCCCCATGATGCGTGGTCACATGCCCGGACCTCATGGTCCTCCTGGTCCTATGGGAATGCCACCCGGTCATATGCGACCCCGGATGCCAATGGGGGAGCCTGATGGCCCTCACATGTGGGGTGACAGAGGCAGAGGTAGAAGACCCGGAAAACCTGTTCCTCAGCGACAGCACAGCAAAGAAGGGCCGAAGGAAAGCAAAGCTCCAGTTGGGGATAAAGCAAA ACAAGAGAACTCAAGCAAAAATGAAGCAGAAAGCCCCAGCCCGGCTGCAAAGAAG CCTAGAAAGTCAGAAGACGAGTTGGAAGAGGTCGATGAAGAGTACCTATTGAAAAGCGATGGTGAAGAAGAAGG GGCCAACAATGTAGATTTAGATGCTGTTAGCATACATGGAGATGAAGAGCTTGATGACATTGATAAAGAAATCAAAAGCCTATCTGAAGGATCTGCTGAAAATAGCAAGAAGACTCCGCAAAAAG ctgaagggaaaaaagagCCTGTGTCAGCGAGTAAAGAAgtaaagttgaaaaatgacagcgacagtgaagatgaagagaaaaagaataGGCAGCGTTTTAAATCTGAACGACCCAAGGAACAGCAACACAAGATTGATAAATTTGAGAATA AGAGAGACTTCAGAAAGCAAGATGACAGAAACTGGAACAAAAGGGACATGGGACGAGGTCGTGGGAGAGGCGGACCAATGAT gGGACCACCCCCACCGGACATGATGCGTCCTGGAATGCGTCCACCATTCCCCCCGAGGGGTCCAGATCCTTTCATGCATGGTCCCCGACCAGGAATGGGGCCCTCACCAGACCATGGACCTGGGTTTGGTCCAAGGCCCCGATTTCCAATGGGTCCTAATGGTCCACATCCTGGTCCCATGCCTGGACCCCCAGATGGTCACATGCCTGGGCCACCAA GGCCACCGCAAGGCAAGAACATCCATATTAACCCGCATTTTAGACCACCGCCTGGTGGAAGAGGAATGCCTGACG GTCCACCGCCGATGAGAGGCCCGCATCCTGGTCTCCCAAGACCTGAGATGCCAGGGCCCCGTATGCCTGGTCCCCAGCAAGGTCCACCACGCCCAGAAGGTGCCTTTCCACCAGGTCCAGGAGCAGGAGACTTTGGTCCTAGGGGCCCTCCTCCAGTAAGAGGTCCTCAGTCAGAGCATGGTCCCAGACCTGGCATGGGCCCTGATTCTGGTCCACGAACAATGGGCCCAGGAGGTTCTGGCCCAATGTCAGGCCCCGGTCAAGCCCAAGGGCCAAGACCTGGTAGTGTTCATTTTCCTGAAGGCGAAATGAGGCCTCAGCACGGAATGGGCCCAGGGCCACACCAAAACCAACATCCACAGTCGCGG GGGGCTCCGCAAGGAACACCAAATATGATGTCGTCGCATGGACCCATGCGTGGCCCTCCACCCGTCGGACCAGCGGGAGGGTCTCATGGCAGTACCCCAGGAGGCCCTAGTCCCTTACCAGGGCAGCAGCACCCAGGCATGCCACAGAGGGGTACCACACCAGGAATGCCCTCCCCGGCGGGACCCTCTGGTGGTTCGATGCACTCCGGAAACATACATCCCGGGATGAGACCCCCTGGAATGCACACAAATCCTGATGTTAGCATGTCTGAACCTGAGAGAATTGTCATCGGCCATCGTGTGACGGTACCCAACATGGATGCAGCCAATGCGGCAATGAGAGCTGGTGCTGCCCCGCCTGGGTACAATGCCCTTGGAGCAGCCGCCGCCGCGGCAGCGGCTGCACAAGGAGTAAACTTAGCGGCTGCAGCTGCCGCTGCGAGGCAGCAGTTTCCCTACAGCGCGCAGTTTCCTTACGACTACGCTGCTATGTATGGCGCAGAATGGCAGCAACTCATGCAACAGCAGCGAGCGCCGGGATACGCAGCTGCATTTGGTTTGGATAAACATGCAAAG agccacaagtcaaaaaaGCATCGTAGGCGCTACAGTGCCGACAGCGCTGAGAGCGACTTCAGCAGCGCGTCAAGGTCGCCTTCCCGATCACCTTCGCGGTCATACTCCCGATCGCCAGCAAGGTCTTGGACCCGATCGCGCTCAGTCTCCTTGTCACGCTCACGGTCGAG GTCTTCTTCACGGTCAAGGTCGTTTTCTAGATCAGTTTCGCCGCGCACGCCGCAGCCACGATCTCCCATTCGAACGACAAAACCCGCGTCGTATCCGAGACGAAATACAGAAAGCCGCCGAGAGAGAGAAAGATCAGACAGAGCGAGGGAAAGGGAACGTGATAGACCAAG AGAAAGACCTGACAGGAACCAAGATGCTCACAGGAACCGCGACAGAAGCGAGCGGGAGAAACCTCGCGAGAGAGAGCGGGAACGGCGTGAACAGCGCGAGTCGCGAGAAACACGCCACGAGAGACCGCGCGAAAGAGAACGAGATCGAGAACGACCCGAACGTGACAAGCCCAAGGAAAGGGAAAGAGAGAGGACGAGGGAAAAGGACAAATCCAAAGATGGCCATCGAAGAAGTCGCAGCAGAGATCGTGCATCACATAGACGGGAAGGAAGGGAATCCAGGCATTCGGAAAATAGTTCCTCTAAG CGTATCGTGGTTGGGCCCTCTGAGAGCAAGACCAAGCCTTCTAGCGCAACGCCAGACTCCAAATCCAATCGCGTTGTCGTCACCAAAGCATCCAGCAGTGGAAAACCATCAAACCGCGTGGTGATTGGCTCATTACCTGAGGACATAACGCCGACAAGACTAAAAGAACTCTTGCAGGGGATTGGACCTATTCAG CAACTGAAAATGTCCACAACAAAACACAAGGCCTTGGTGACGTTCGAGAAGAATGATCACGCATTGGCGTGTCGTCGCAAATTTCACAG GACCGTTGTCGACGATAGTCAAGTAACAGTTGACTTTCTGTGA
- the LOC141880720 gene encoding uncharacterized protein LOC141880720 isoform X2 — MDFSEIHEDELGSLGVDFEHGMRGPAPPFRHHGPHPFPPFGPGGPHGPRMPPGGPMPRPHGHMMMGHPGPHPRGPPGPMMRGHMPGPHGPPGPMGMPPGHMRPRMPMGEPDGPHMWGDRGRGRRPGKPVPQRQHSKEGPKESKAPVGDKAKQENSSKNEAESPSPAAKKPRKSEDELEEVDEEYLLKSDGEEEGANNVDLDAVSIHGDEELDDIDKEIKSLSEGSAENSKKTPQKAEGKKEPVSASKEVKLKNDSDSEDEEKKNRQRFKSERPKEQQHKIDKFENKRDFRKQDDRNWNKRDMGRGRGRGGPMMGPPPPDMMRPGMRPPFPPRGPDPFMHGPRPGMGPSPDHGPGFGPRPRFPMGPNGPHPGPMPGPPDGHMPGPPRPPQGKNIHINPHFRPPPGGRGMPDGPPPMRGPHPGLPRPEMPGPRMPGPQQGPPRPEGAFPPGPGAGDFGPRGPPPVRGPQSEHGPRPGMGPDSGPRTMGPGGSGPMSGPGQAQGPRPGSVHFPEGEMRPQHGMGPGPHQNQHPQSRGAPQGTPNMMSSHGPMRGPPPVGPAGGSHGSTPGGPSPLPGQQHPGMPQRGTTPGMPSPAGPSGGSMHSGNIHPGMRPPGMHTNPDVSMSEPERIVIGHRVTVPNMDAANAAMRAGAAPPGYNALGAAAAAAAAAQGVNLAAAAAAARQQFPYSAQFPYDYAAMYGAEWQQLMQQQRAPGYAAAFGLDKHAKSHKSKKHRRRYSADSAESDFSSASRSPSRSPSRSYSRSPARSWTRSRSVSLSRSRSRSSSRSRSFSRSVSPRTPQPRSPIRTTKPASYPRRNTESRRERERSDRARERERDRPRERPDRNQDAHRNRDRSEREKPRERERERREQRESRETRHERPRERERDRERPERDKPKERERERTREKDKSKDGHRRSRSRDRASHRREGRESRHSENSSSKRIVVGPSESKTKPSSATPDSKSNRVVVTKASSSGKPSNRVVIGSLPEDITPTRLKELLQGIGPIQQLKMSTTKHKALVTFEKNDHALACRRKFHRTVVDDSQVTVDFL, encoded by the exons ATGGATTTTTCAGAAATACACGAAG aTGAACTAGGAAGTCTTGGAGTTGACTTTG AACATGGAATGCGTGGTCCTGCACCACCATTCAGACATCATGGACCACATCCTTTTCCTCCATTTGGTCCTGGTGGACCACATGGGCCTCGTATGCCACCAGGGGGGCCTATGCCTAGACCCCATGGTCATATGATGATGGGTCACCCTGGACCCCATCCACGTGGTCCTCCAGGCCCCATGATGCGTGGTCACATGCCCGGACCTCATGGTCCTCCTGGTCCTATGGGAATGCCACCCGGTCATATGCGACCCCGGATGCCAATGGGGGAGCCTGATGGCCCTCACATGTGGGGTGACAGAGGCAGAGGTAGAAGACCCGGAAAACCTGTTCCTCAGCGACAGCACAGCAAAGAAGGGCCGAAGGAAAGCAAAGCTCCAGTTGGGGATAAAGCAAA ACAAGAGAACTCAAGCAAAAATGAAGCAGAAAGCCCCAGCCCGGCTGCAAAGAAG CCTAGAAAGTCAGAAGACGAGTTGGAAGAGGTCGATGAAGAGTACCTATTGAAAAGCGATGGTGAAGAAGAAGG GGCCAACAATGTAGATTTAGATGCTGTTAGCATACATGGAGATGAAGAGCTTGATGACATTGATAAAGAAATCAAAAGCCTATCTGAAGGATCTGCTGAAAATAGCAAGAAGACTCCGCAAAAAG ctgaagggaaaaaagagCCTGTGTCAGCGAGTAAAGAAgtaaagttgaaaaatgacagcgacagtgaagatgaagagaaaaagaataGGCAGCGTTTTAAATCTGAACGACCCAAGGAACAGCAACACAAGATTGATAAATTTGAGAATA AGAGAGACTTCAGAAAGCAAGATGACAGAAACTGGAACAAAAGGGACATGGGACGAGGTCGTGGGAGAGGCGGACCAATGAT gGGACCACCCCCACCGGACATGATGCGTCCTGGAATGCGTCCACCATTCCCCCCGAGGGGTCCAGATCCTTTCATGCATGGTCCCCGACCAGGAATGGGGCCCTCACCAGACCATGGACCTGGGTTTGGTCCAAGGCCCCGATTTCCAATGGGTCCTAATGGTCCACATCCTGGTCCCATGCCTGGACCCCCAGATGGTCACATGCCTGGGCCACCAA GGCCACCGCAAGGCAAGAACATCCATATTAACCCGCATTTTAGACCACCGCCTGGTGGAAGAGGAATGCCTGACG GTCCACCGCCGATGAGAGGCCCGCATCCTGGTCTCCCAAGACCTGAGATGCCAGGGCCCCGTATGCCTGGTCCCCAGCAAGGTCCACCACGCCCAGAAGGTGCCTTTCCACCAGGTCCAGGAGCAGGAGACTTTGGTCCTAGGGGCCCTCCTCCAGTAAGAGGTCCTCAGTCAGAGCATGGTCCCAGACCTGGCATGGGCCCTGATTCTGGTCCACGAACAATGGGCCCAGGAGGTTCTGGCCCAATGTCAGGCCCCGGTCAAGCCCAAGGGCCAAGACCTGGTAGTGTTCATTTTCCTGAAGGCGAAATGAGGCCTCAGCACGGAATGGGCCCAGGGCCACACCAAAACCAACATCCACAGTCGCGG GGGGCTCCGCAAGGAACACCAAATATGATGTCGTCGCATGGACCCATGCGTGGCCCTCCACCCGTCGGACCAGCGGGAGGGTCTCATGGCAGTACCCCAGGAGGCCCTAGTCCCTTACCAGGGCAGCAGCACCCAGGCATGCCACAGAGGGGTACCACACCAGGAATGCCCTCCCCGGCGGGACCCTCTGGTGGTTCGATGCACTCCGGAAACATACATCCCGGGATGAGACCCCCTGGAATGCACACAAATCCTGATGTTAGCATGTCTGAACCTGAGAGAATTGTCATCGGCCATCGTGTGACGGTACCCAACATGGATGCAGCCAATGCGGCAATGAGAGCTGGTGCTGCCCCGCCTGGGTACAATGCCCTTGGAGCAGCCGCCGCCGCGGCAGCGGCTGCACAAGGAGTAAACTTAGCGGCTGCAGCTGCCGCTGCGAGGCAGCAGTTTCCCTACAGCGCGCAGTTTCCTTACGACTACGCTGCTATGTATGGCGCAGAATGGCAGCAACTCATGCAACAGCAGCGAGCGCCGGGATACGCAGCTGCATTTGGTTTGGATAAACATGCAAAG agccacaagtcaaaaaaGCATCGTAGGCGCTACAGTGCCGACAGCGCTGAGAGCGACTTCAGCAGCGCGTCAAGGTCGCCTTCCCGATCACCTTCGCGGTCATACTCCCGATCGCCAGCAAGGTCTTGGACCCGATCGCGCTCAGTCTCCTTGTCACGCTCACGGTCGAG GTCTTCTTCACGGTCAAGGTCGTTTTCTAGATCAGTTTCGCCGCGCACGCCGCAGCCACGATCTCCCATTCGAACGACAAAACCCGCGTCGTATCCGAGACGAAATACAGAAAGCCGCCGAGAGAGAGAAAGATCAGACAGAGCGAGGGAAAGGGAACGTGATAGACCAAG AGAAAGACCTGACAGGAACCAAGATGCTCACAGGAACCGCGACAGAAGCGAGCGGGAGAAACCTCGCGAGAGAGAGCGGGAACGGCGTGAACAGCGCGAGTCGCGAGAAACACGCCACGAGAGACCGCGCGAAAGAGAACGAGATCGAGAACGACCCGAACGTGACAAGCCCAAGGAAAGGGAAAGAGAGAGGACGAGGGAAAAGGACAAATCCAAAGATGGCCATCGAAGAAGTCGCAGCAGAGATCGTGCATCACATAGACGGGAAGGAAGGGAATCCAGGCATTCGGAAAATAGTTCCTCTAAG CGTATCGTGGTTGGGCCCTCTGAGAGCAAGACCAAGCCTTCTAGCGCAACGCCAGACTCCAAATCCAATCGCGTTGTCGTCACCAAAGCATCCAGCAGTGGAAAACCATCAAACCGCGTGGTGATTGGCTCATTACCTGAGGACATAACGCCGACAAGACTAAAAGAACTCTTGCAGGGGATTGGACCTATTCAG CAACTGAAAATGTCCACAACAAAACACAAGGCCTTGGTGACGTTCGAGAAGAATGATCACGCATTGGCGTGTCGTCGCAAATTTCACAG GACCGTTGTCGACGATAGTCAAGTAACAGTTGACTTTCTGTGA